One Denticeps clupeoides chromosome 3, fDenClu1.1, whole genome shotgun sequence DNA window includes the following coding sequences:
- the baiap2l2b gene encoding BAR/IMD domain-containing adapter protein 2-like 2 isoform X3, with protein sequence MKFSYLCTVTTMSGANSDQLHRNTLSVYTNLMEHFNPGLQNLVALGNSYVKAFQALSVTSEAYFSAVTKMGEQALHTISSRSLGDVLIQISETQRRLTAEIEGVFQWFHIEVLQTMDKNVKLDEEYIDGSRRVYELEVRNQAAMLERQLRRGAFRDSLESSDYMQYLRQSHTDILKEEERRFRFLAEKHCGLTQSLLFLINKTGSSLQQKVEGWKEKVNESKISRPRTATPTHMDVEAQLKSSFTNLLQTGEEREQKLPLGRVPSRAPSPLPSRSRSSSLGEALGVGSGQPMRALVSHPVSSNPVLLPFSRGECITVLLPEPRNGWLYGRLDGSLRQGWFPAAYVAPAENFQQPLGSSGVSHRSHSMNNLLEPLNPTEKTSQTDSRSFNEIPQTVTPVHRASVDFCPISPVHDRRVELFDNKVNHKSNNEILPSISPLRRGSADFRPVSPIPDRRADSHFDSKTEPKAFEISSPATSPPVSVSKSQLEARPISPLPAPTSERIIPHGQTSEHPLFPRGSNPFATVKLRPTTTNDRSAPRIH encoded by the exons atgaaattcTCATATTTGTGCACAGTGACCACCATGTCAGGAGCTAACAGTGATCAATTGCACAGGAACACACTGTCTGTCTACACT AATCTAATGGAACATTTTAATCCTGGACTGCAGAATTTAGTAGCGCTAGGAAACAGCTATGTGAAGGCATTTCAAG CTCTGTCAGTGACAAGTGAGGCCTACTTCAGTGCAGTGACAAAGATGGGAGAGCAAGCACTTCATACAATTTCATCTCGTTCACTAG GTGATGTCCTCATCCAGATCTCAGAGACTCAGCGAAGACTTACGGCTGAAATAGAAGGagtt TTTCAGTGGTTCCATATTGAGGTGCTGCAGACCATGGACAAGAACGTCAAGTTGGACGAAGAGTATATAGAT GGCAGCAGAAGGGTGTATGAGCTTGAAGTGAGAAACCAGGCAGCCATGCTGGAGAGACAGCTAAGGAGAGGAGCATTCAGAGACTCTCTG GAGAGTAGTGATTATATGCAGTACTTGAGGCAAAGTCACACTGATATCctgaaggaggaggaaagaagATTCCGTTTCTTGGCAGAGAAACATTGTGGTCTCACCCAGTCTTTGCTCTTTCTGATTAATAAG ACCGGATCATCACTACAACAAAAAGTGGAGGGCTGGAAGGAGAAGGTAAACGAAAGTAAAATCTCCAGACCTCGAACggcaacacccacacacatggaCGTGGAGGCACAG CTTAAGAGTTCCTTTACTAATCTGCTACAAActggagaagagagagagcaaaagcTGCCTTTGGGAAGAGTCCCCTCTAGAG CTCCCTCTCCTCTGCCAAGCCGATCTCGCTCAAGCTCTTTGGGGGAGGCATTAGGAGTGGGAAGTGGGCAGCCCATGCGGGCCCTAGTATCTCACCCTGTCTCCTCAAATCCAGTGCTATTGCCTTTCTCCAGGGGTGAATGTATCACAGTCCTATTGCCAGAGCCAAGAAATGGCTGGCTTTACGGACGTCTGGACGGCAGTCTGCG TCAGGGCTGGTTCCCAGCAGCATATGTTGCTCCAGCTGAGAATTTTCAACAGCCTTTGGGCTCAAG tgGTGTATCACATCGAAGTCACAGCATGAACAACCTCCTTGAGCCGTTGAACCCAACAGAGAAAACTAGTCAGACCGACAGCAGAAGCTTCAACGAAATTCCACAAACAGTTACACCAGTCCACAGGGCTTCCGTTGACTTCTGCCCCATCTCACCTGTTCATGATCGGAGGGTGGAGTTATTTGATAACAAGGTCAATCATAAAAGCAACAATGAAATCCTGCCTTCCATTTCACCCCTGAGAAGGGGGTCTGCTGACTTTCGACCAGTCTCTCCCATTCCTGACAGAAGGGCAGACTCTCACTTTGACAGCAAAACAGAACCCAAGGCCTTTGAAATCTCATCTCCTGCCACATCCCCACCTGTTTCTGTCTCAAAGTCTCAACTGGAGGCACGTCCTATATCTCCTCTGCCAGCACCTACTTCAGAG AGAATCATTCCACATGGACAAACCTCAGAACATCCACTCTTTCCGAG GGGATCAAACCCATTTGCCACTGTTAAGCTTCGACCCACGACCACAAATGACCGATCAGCACCACGGATTCATTAG
- the baiap2l2b gene encoding BAR/IMD domain-containing adapter protein 2-like 2 isoform X2: MSGANSDQLHRNTLSVYTNLMEHFNPGLQNLVALGNSYVKAFQALSVTSEAYFSAVTKMGEQALHTISSRSLGDVLIQISETQRRLTAEIEGVFQWFHIEVLQTMDKNVKLDEEYIDGSRRVYELEVRNQAAMLERQLRRGAFRDSLESSDYMQYLRQSHTDILKEEERRFRFLAEKHCGLTQSLLFLINKTGSSLQQKVEGWKEKVNESKISRPRTATPTHMDVEAQLKSSFTNLLQTGEEREQKLPLGRVPSRGRETQTYPRSVLLCADQNVLMSPTAPSPLPSRSRSSSLGEALGVGSGQPMRALVSHPVSSNPVLLPFSRGECITVLLPEPRNGWLYGRLDGSLRQGWFPAAYVAPAENFQQPLGSSGVSHRSHSMNNLLEPLNPTEKTSQTDSRSFNEIPQTVTPVHRASVDFCPISPVHDRRVELFDNKVNHKSNNEILPSISPLRRGSADFRPVSPIPDRRADSHFDSKTEPKAFEISSPATSPPVSVSKSQLEARPISPLPAPTSERIIPHGQTSEHPLFPRGSNPFATVKLRPTTTNDRSAPRIH; the protein is encoded by the exons ATGTCAGGAGCTAACAGTGATCAATTGCACAGGAACACACTGTCTGTCTACACT AATCTAATGGAACATTTTAATCCTGGACTGCAGAATTTAGTAGCGCTAGGAAACAGCTATGTGAAGGCATTTCAAG CTCTGTCAGTGACAAGTGAGGCCTACTTCAGTGCAGTGACAAAGATGGGAGAGCAAGCACTTCATACAATTTCATCTCGTTCACTAG GTGATGTCCTCATCCAGATCTCAGAGACTCAGCGAAGACTTACGGCTGAAATAGAAGGagtt TTTCAGTGGTTCCATATTGAGGTGCTGCAGACCATGGACAAGAACGTCAAGTTGGACGAAGAGTATATAGAT GGCAGCAGAAGGGTGTATGAGCTTGAAGTGAGAAACCAGGCAGCCATGCTGGAGAGACAGCTAAGGAGAGGAGCATTCAGAGACTCTCTG GAGAGTAGTGATTATATGCAGTACTTGAGGCAAAGTCACACTGATATCctgaaggaggaggaaagaagATTCCGTTTCTTGGCAGAGAAACATTGTGGTCTCACCCAGTCTTTGCTCTTTCTGATTAATAAG ACCGGATCATCACTACAACAAAAAGTGGAGGGCTGGAAGGAGAAGGTAAACGAAAGTAAAATCTCCAGACCTCGAACggcaacacccacacacatggaCGTGGAGGCACAG CTTAAGAGTTCCTTTACTAATCTGCTACAAActggagaagagagagagcaaaagcTGCCTTTGGGAAGAGTCCCCTCTAGAGGTAGGGAAACCCAGACTTATCCCAGGTCAGTCCTTCTGTGTGCAGACCAAAATGTTCTAATGTCACCCACAGCTCCCTCTCCTCTGCCAAGCCGATCTCGCTCAAGCTCTTTGGGGGAGGCATTAGGAGTGGGAAGTGGGCAGCCCATGCGGGCCCTAGTATCTCACCCTGTCTCCTCAAATCCAGTGCTATTGCCTTTCTCCAGGGGTGAATGTATCACAGTCCTATTGCCAGAGCCAAGAAATGGCTGGCTTTACGGACGTCTGGACGGCAGTCTGCG TCAGGGCTGGTTCCCAGCAGCATATGTTGCTCCAGCTGAGAATTTTCAACAGCCTTTGGGCTCAAG tgGTGTATCACATCGAAGTCACAGCATGAACAACCTCCTTGAGCCGTTGAACCCAACAGAGAAAACTAGTCAGACCGACAGCAGAAGCTTCAACGAAATTCCACAAACAGTTACACCAGTCCACAGGGCTTCCGTTGACTTCTGCCCCATCTCACCTGTTCATGATCGGAGGGTGGAGTTATTTGATAACAAGGTCAATCATAAAAGCAACAATGAAATCCTGCCTTCCATTTCACCCCTGAGAAGGGGGTCTGCTGACTTTCGACCAGTCTCTCCCATTCCTGACAGAAGGGCAGACTCTCACTTTGACAGCAAAACAGAACCCAAGGCCTTTGAAATCTCATCTCCTGCCACATCCCCACCTGTTTCTGTCTCAAAGTCTCAACTGGAGGCACGTCCTATATCTCCTCTGCCAGCACCTACTTCAGAG AGAATCATTCCACATGGACAAACCTCAGAACATCCACTCTTTCCGAG GGGATCAAACCCATTTGCCACTGTTAAGCTTCGACCCACGACCACAAATGACCGATCAGCACCACGGATTCATTAG
- the baiap2l2b gene encoding BAR/IMD domain-containing adapter protein 2-like 2 isoform X1, with protein MKFSYLCTVTTMSGANSDQLHRNTLSVYTNLMEHFNPGLQNLVALGNSYVKAFQALSVTSEAYFSAVTKMGEQALHTISSRSLGDVLIQISETQRRLTAEIEGVFQWFHIEVLQTMDKNVKLDEEYIDGSRRVYELEVRNQAAMLERQLRRGAFRDSLESSDYMQYLRQSHTDILKEEERRFRFLAEKHCGLTQSLLFLINKTGSSLQQKVEGWKEKVNESKISRPRTATPTHMDVEAQLKSSFTNLLQTGEEREQKLPLGRVPSRGRETQTYPRSVLLCADQNVLMSPTAPSPLPSRSRSSSLGEALGVGSGQPMRALVSHPVSSNPVLLPFSRGECITVLLPEPRNGWLYGRLDGSLRQGWFPAAYVAPAENFQQPLGSSGVSHRSHSMNNLLEPLNPTEKTSQTDSRSFNEIPQTVTPVHRASVDFCPISPVHDRRVELFDNKVNHKSNNEILPSISPLRRGSADFRPVSPIPDRRADSHFDSKTEPKAFEISSPATSPPVSVSKSQLEARPISPLPAPTSERIIPHGQTSEHPLFPRGSNPFATVKLRPTTTNDRSAPRIH; from the exons atgaaattcTCATATTTGTGCACAGTGACCACCATGTCAGGAGCTAACAGTGATCAATTGCACAGGAACACACTGTCTGTCTACACT AATCTAATGGAACATTTTAATCCTGGACTGCAGAATTTAGTAGCGCTAGGAAACAGCTATGTGAAGGCATTTCAAG CTCTGTCAGTGACAAGTGAGGCCTACTTCAGTGCAGTGACAAAGATGGGAGAGCAAGCACTTCATACAATTTCATCTCGTTCACTAG GTGATGTCCTCATCCAGATCTCAGAGACTCAGCGAAGACTTACGGCTGAAATAGAAGGagtt TTTCAGTGGTTCCATATTGAGGTGCTGCAGACCATGGACAAGAACGTCAAGTTGGACGAAGAGTATATAGAT GGCAGCAGAAGGGTGTATGAGCTTGAAGTGAGAAACCAGGCAGCCATGCTGGAGAGACAGCTAAGGAGAGGAGCATTCAGAGACTCTCTG GAGAGTAGTGATTATATGCAGTACTTGAGGCAAAGTCACACTGATATCctgaaggaggaggaaagaagATTCCGTTTCTTGGCAGAGAAACATTGTGGTCTCACCCAGTCTTTGCTCTTTCTGATTAATAAG ACCGGATCATCACTACAACAAAAAGTGGAGGGCTGGAAGGAGAAGGTAAACGAAAGTAAAATCTCCAGACCTCGAACggcaacacccacacacatggaCGTGGAGGCACAG CTTAAGAGTTCCTTTACTAATCTGCTACAAActggagaagagagagagcaaaagcTGCCTTTGGGAAGAGTCCCCTCTAGAGGTAGGGAAACCCAGACTTATCCCAGGTCAGTCCTTCTGTGTGCAGACCAAAATGTTCTAATGTCACCCACAGCTCCCTCTCCTCTGCCAAGCCGATCTCGCTCAAGCTCTTTGGGGGAGGCATTAGGAGTGGGAAGTGGGCAGCCCATGCGGGCCCTAGTATCTCACCCTGTCTCCTCAAATCCAGTGCTATTGCCTTTCTCCAGGGGTGAATGTATCACAGTCCTATTGCCAGAGCCAAGAAATGGCTGGCTTTACGGACGTCTGGACGGCAGTCTGCG TCAGGGCTGGTTCCCAGCAGCATATGTTGCTCCAGCTGAGAATTTTCAACAGCCTTTGGGCTCAAG tgGTGTATCACATCGAAGTCACAGCATGAACAACCTCCTTGAGCCGTTGAACCCAACAGAGAAAACTAGTCAGACCGACAGCAGAAGCTTCAACGAAATTCCACAAACAGTTACACCAGTCCACAGGGCTTCCGTTGACTTCTGCCCCATCTCACCTGTTCATGATCGGAGGGTGGAGTTATTTGATAACAAGGTCAATCATAAAAGCAACAATGAAATCCTGCCTTCCATTTCACCCCTGAGAAGGGGGTCTGCTGACTTTCGACCAGTCTCTCCCATTCCTGACAGAAGGGCAGACTCTCACTTTGACAGCAAAACAGAACCCAAGGCCTTTGAAATCTCATCTCCTGCCACATCCCCACCTGTTTCTGTCTCAAAGTCTCAACTGGAGGCACGTCCTATATCTCCTCTGCCAGCACCTACTTCAGAG AGAATCATTCCACATGGACAAACCTCAGAACATCCACTCTTTCCGAG GGGATCAAACCCATTTGCCACTGTTAAGCTTCGACCCACGACCACAAATGACCGATCAGCACCACGGATTCATTAG
- the baiap2l2b gene encoding BAR/IMD domain-containing adapter protein 2-like 2 isoform X4 encodes MKFSYLCTVTTMSGANSDQLHRNTLSVYTNLMEHFNPGLQNLVALGNSYVKAFQALSVTSEAYFSAVTKMGEQALHTISSRSLGDVLIQISETQRRLTAEIEGVFQWFHIEVLQTMDKNVKLDEEYIDGSRRVYELEVRNQAAMLERQLRRGAFRDSLESSDYMQYLRQSHTDILKEEERRFRFLAEKHCGLTQSLLFLINKTGSSLQQKVEGWKEKVNESKISRPRTATPTHMDVEAQLKSSFTNLLQTGEEREQKLPLGRVPSRGRETQTYPRSVLLCADQNVLMSPTAPSPLPSRSRSSSLGEALGVGSGQPMRALVSHPVSSNPVLLPFSRGECITVLLPEPRNGWLYGRLDGSLRQGWFPAAYVAPAENFQQPLGSSGVSHRSHSMNNLLEPLNPTEKTSQTDSRSFNEIPQTVTPVHRASVDFCPISPVHDRRVELFDNKRIIPHGQTSEHPLFPRGSNPFATVKLRPTTTNDRSAPRIH; translated from the exons atgaaattcTCATATTTGTGCACAGTGACCACCATGTCAGGAGCTAACAGTGATCAATTGCACAGGAACACACTGTCTGTCTACACT AATCTAATGGAACATTTTAATCCTGGACTGCAGAATTTAGTAGCGCTAGGAAACAGCTATGTGAAGGCATTTCAAG CTCTGTCAGTGACAAGTGAGGCCTACTTCAGTGCAGTGACAAAGATGGGAGAGCAAGCACTTCATACAATTTCATCTCGTTCACTAG GTGATGTCCTCATCCAGATCTCAGAGACTCAGCGAAGACTTACGGCTGAAATAGAAGGagtt TTTCAGTGGTTCCATATTGAGGTGCTGCAGACCATGGACAAGAACGTCAAGTTGGACGAAGAGTATATAGAT GGCAGCAGAAGGGTGTATGAGCTTGAAGTGAGAAACCAGGCAGCCATGCTGGAGAGACAGCTAAGGAGAGGAGCATTCAGAGACTCTCTG GAGAGTAGTGATTATATGCAGTACTTGAGGCAAAGTCACACTGATATCctgaaggaggaggaaagaagATTCCGTTTCTTGGCAGAGAAACATTGTGGTCTCACCCAGTCTTTGCTCTTTCTGATTAATAAG ACCGGATCATCACTACAACAAAAAGTGGAGGGCTGGAAGGAGAAGGTAAACGAAAGTAAAATCTCCAGACCTCGAACggcaacacccacacacatggaCGTGGAGGCACAG CTTAAGAGTTCCTTTACTAATCTGCTACAAActggagaagagagagagcaaaagcTGCCTTTGGGAAGAGTCCCCTCTAGAGGTAGGGAAACCCAGACTTATCCCAGGTCAGTCCTTCTGTGTGCAGACCAAAATGTTCTAATGTCACCCACAGCTCCCTCTCCTCTGCCAAGCCGATCTCGCTCAAGCTCTTTGGGGGAGGCATTAGGAGTGGGAAGTGGGCAGCCCATGCGGGCCCTAGTATCTCACCCTGTCTCCTCAAATCCAGTGCTATTGCCTTTCTCCAGGGGTGAATGTATCACAGTCCTATTGCCAGAGCCAAGAAATGGCTGGCTTTACGGACGTCTGGACGGCAGTCTGCG TCAGGGCTGGTTCCCAGCAGCATATGTTGCTCCAGCTGAGAATTTTCAACAGCCTTTGGGCTCAAG tgGTGTATCACATCGAAGTCACAGCATGAACAACCTCCTTGAGCCGTTGAACCCAACAGAGAAAACTAGTCAGACCGACAGCAGAAGCTTCAACGAAATTCCACAAACAGTTACACCAGTCCACAGGGCTTCCGTTGACTTCTGCCCCATCTCACCTGTTCATGATCGGAGGGTGGAGTTATTTGATAACAAG AGAATCATTCCACATGGACAAACCTCAGAACATCCACTCTTTCCGAG GGGATCAAACCCATTTGCCACTGTTAAGCTTCGACCCACGACCACAAATGACCGATCAGCACCACGGATTCATTAG